A region of the Levilactobacillus yonginensis genome:
TGTGGTTATCACCTCTTTTGAAGGCCTGGAGGCCATTGCTGATCGGATGACTCACTGGACACCTAACACCTTTAACTGGCTGGGCTACACGCAGAACAGGGGGAGCGTTCGTGGTCACCGAGAAGCTAACTTAGCTCAGATTAATACCTTGGTCGTTGATATTGATTTTGCTGACGCGCAAGAACGCGATGCTCGGGAGCGGGAAGTTTTGGGTGCGGTCACGGTTGCCGACTTATTCATTCCCACGATGATTTTGCGGACTGCGAAGGGGTTCCATATCTACTACGTTTTTGATCAGCCTATGTTTTTACGGAAGAAGCGCGGCCAGTTTCCAGTTTTGAAAGCGGCCCAGAAAATGTCTAGTTTTGTGCGGCAGTGGATTCAACAACGGGTTACTGGGGTCGATGTGGGCTGCAATAATTTTGGCATTTTCCGAATTCCGCGTCAGGATAATCTGATTTTTTTTGATGCTAATATGTTGATCCAGGTGAGCGCTCTGATGAAGTGGTCACAGTATTATGCTGCTCAAGTTCCCGTCACGGACCAAATGGGAGATCAGGTGATTTCATTGTCTTCTGATGAGGGCCGTCAGGTTGATCAAGCTTGGTTTAAAGCCTTATTGAAAGTGACAACAGTCAAATCAGGTCAAGGTTTAGCCCGTCACAACACGGTTTTGACGTTAGCTTTAGCGATGTATCAGTCTAAAATTTCTCAGCAGCGTGCGAGAGACGTGCTTGACGTCTTTAATTCAAATTTACATGACCCATTGGTCGATCGCGAAGTTGTACAGTGCGTCAGAGACGCTTATTCAGGTGACTATCGAGGGGCCGCACTGAGTTATGTTCAAGGACTATTGGATCAATGGGTGCCTAATTTTTCAGGTAAAGTCGTTGTGGGGATTGGCTGGCATAAATTTGCTAAGCCACGTGCCGAACGGCAATACAGCCATGCC
Encoded here:
- a CDS encoding primase C-terminal domain-containing protein codes for the protein MYDLKTVQAAQRLVLHDSLHTYKVKNSSFNIAGQVMETPTKKGAIALFSSKDSMQKAHGVVITSFEGLEAIADRMTHWTPNTFNWLGYTQNRGSVRGHREANLAQINTLVVDIDFADAQERDAREREVLGAVTVADLFIPTMILRTAKGFHIYYVFDQPMFLRKKRGQFPVLKAAQKMSSFVRQWIQQRVTGVDVGCNNFGIFRIPRQDNLIFFDANMLIQVSALMKWSQYYAAQVPVTDQMGDQVISLSSDEGRQVDQAWFKALLKVTTVKSGQGLARHNTVLTLALAMYQSKISQQRARDVLDVFNSNLHDPLVDREVVQCVRDAYSGDYRGAALSYVQGLLDQWVPNFSGKVVVGIGWHKFAKPRAERQYSHAHEWRNDVLALINRMGGSAASVAMSTRQIQAELGISPASLNRVMKQLQATSQLKQVQRGNQPTLLTTVTMLFKSAMVSRQAQSQAWTGYLTTLVPTVGPNGYEPTVGTLTEMQAVSGDSEPPWEMEARRRTG